In a single window of the Pseudochaenichthys georgianus chromosome 16, fPseGeo1.2, whole genome shotgun sequence genome:
- the LOC139435297 gene encoding uncharacterized protein has protein sequence MCQVHHFVCPACSPDMLAVCCDGNRKHYRFSKSKGTEEPPIYEGLFLAKDEEVATFVDLVRGNMKSGNDSAVCGTAKFTAGREMSKKSGAQIDEEGIQVAVCRHGFLLRGLNHFRGEIYAYPMFLQKEMSKKANVDFFCMDVTCRYWPYLNKIAEGLPELLPLTEMRPFLSVMHAKAHTAKCEVRWGGRSQDGAGNTVGEEVEQVNSFLSRAALVTKDMTESGWY, from the exons ATGTGCCAGGTCCATCACTTTGTTTGTCCAGCATGTTCTCCAGACATGTTGGCTGTCTGCTGTGATGGAAACCGCAAGCATTACCGCTTTTCCAAGTCAAAAGG GACTGAGGAGCCGCCAATCTATGAGGGCTTGTTCCTGGCCAAGGATGAGGAAGTCGCAACATTTGTTGACCTTGTCAGAGGCAACATGAAAAgt GGAAATGACAGTGCCGTCTGTGGTACTGCCAAATTCACCGCTGGCAGAGAGATGTCAAAAAAGTCTGGTGCCCAGATAGACGAGGAGGGCATTCAAGTGGCAGTTTGCAG ACATGGGTTTCTCTTACGAGGACTGAACCACTTCCGTGGAGAAATATACGCGTACCCAATGTTTCTCCAAAAAGAGATGTCCAAGAAGGCAAACGTTGACTTCTTCTGTATGGATGTAACATGCAG GTACTGGCCATACCTTAATAAAATAGCCGAGGGATTACCAGAGCTTCTGCCGTTGACAGAAATGAGGCCATTTCTTAGCGTGATGCATGCTAAAGCCCATACAGCAAAATGCGAG GTGAGATGGGGTGGCAGAAGTCAGGACGGGGCAGGAAACACAGTGGGAGAGGAAGTAGAGCAG GTGAACAGCTTTCTCTCCAGGGCAGCTCTGGTCACAAAAGACATGACAGAATCAGGTTGGTATTAA
- the LOC117461106 gene encoding uncharacterized protein, with protein sequence MECLFLVFLGSLLVPLRAQSRTNCKPMTSTFCQGLGYSTTQHPTGATGYNLREIGQIVETSCSPNVAVLMCRVVVPECGSVEDARMRPCRALCEKVKTDCEAPLKAKRISWPSKLRCDTLSENNCAQGQVSSPTQTSPATCEEISVALCRDQTYSETVLPNLLGHASQEEAGLEINKYSPLIQVGCSSHLKPFLCSVFIPKCVSGARRPPCRMLCEKARSGCESLMNKYDIQWPEDLRCEAFTTESCENIQGLPQPSSASCQDITIPLCRNLPYSQTVLPNLLGHVSQEDAGLEMNQFAPLVKVSCSPHLQPFLCSVYAPECVVGTPRPPCRTLCEHARSSCEPLMTKFGFAWPTALRCEAFTTESCEHYGVGSSGGVCEPITIPMCRNLSYNQTISPNLLGHTSQREAVGKMSFFNAMAQSMCPVDVRLFVCMVYAPKCSGGEVQRPCRSFCERAKRGCEGTMASFGVSWPNDLQCNAFPEQMCVSEDSRPDTLDAEGILAKLNAGGYTVRGNTLTLQTARLLLTLMDADRSGDLNVVEVFKMEHYAALVRREYVESYESRNPPSVPQSQMKRALSDHEFDLDDETFIVLWNGIRSRDGIEYDEYVAVMTKLLILRDRFNTHQLRLPCDCQVASFSYKQFMNSAII encoded by the exons ATGGAGTGTTTGTTTTTAGTGTTTTTGGGTTCGCTGCTGGTTCCTCTGCGGGCACAAAGCAGGACAAACTGCAAGCCCATGACCTCCACCTTTTGTCAGGGTTTAGGGTACTCCACCACCCAACATCCGACAGGAGCAACGGGGTACAACCTGCGGGAGATCGGTCAGATCGTGGAGACTTCGTGCTCTCCGAACGTGGCCGTGCTCATGTGCCGGGTCGTGGTGCCGGAGTGCGGCTCGGTGGAGGACGCTCGGATGAGGCCGTGCCGAGCGCTGTGTGAGAAGGTGAAGACGGACTGTGAAGCTCCGCTGAAAGCCAAAAGGATCAGCTGGCCGTCGAAGCTCCGCTGCGACACTCTGTCCGAGAATAACTGCGCGCAG GGTCAGGTCTCCAGCCCCACTCAAACATCGCCGGCTACATGTGAGGAGATCAGCGTGGCTCTGTGCCGGGACCAGACGTACAGCGAGACTGTGCTGCCGAACCTCCTGGGCCACGCCTCTCAGGAGGAGGCCGGCCTGGAGATAAACAAGTATTCCCCTCTCATCCAAGTGGGCTGCTCCTCTCACCTGAAGCCTTTCCTGTGCTCCGTCTTCATTCCGAAGTGTGTGTCTGGCGCTCGTCGGCCTCCCTGCAGGATGCTCTGCGAGAAGGCCAGGTCGGGCTGTGAATCCCTGATGAACAAATACGACATCCAGTGGCCAGAAGACCTGCGATGTGAAGCCTTCACCACCGAGAGCTGCGAGAAC ATTCAAGGCTTGCCTCAGCCATCGTCTGCATCTTGTCAGGACATCACCATCCCTCTGTGCAGAAACCTTCCCTACTCTCAGACCGTGCTGCCGAACCTCCTGGGCCACGTCTCTCAGGAGGATGCCGGCCTGGAGATGAATCAGTTTGCTCCTCTGGTTAAAGTGAGCTGCTCGCCTCACCTCCAGCCCTTCCTGTGCTCCGTCTACGCCCCGGAGTGTGTGGTGGGGACGCCGCGGCCCCCCTGCAGGACGCTCTGTGAACACGCACGCTCCAGCTGCGAACCTCTGATGACAAAGTTTGGCTTTGCGTGGCCGACAGCCCTCAGGTGTGAGGCCTTTACCACCGAGTCCTGCGAACAC TATGGAGTGGGCAGCAGTGGGGGGGTCTGTGAGCCGATCACCATCCCCATGTGCCGGAACCTCTCCTACAACCAGACCATCAGCCCCAACCTGCTGGGACACACCAGTCAGAGGGAGGCGGTGGGGAAGATGTCCTTCTTCAACGCCATGGCTCAGTCCATGTGCCCCGTGGACGTCCGCCTGTTCGTCTGCATGGTGTACGCCCCCAAGTGTTCGGGAGGGGAAGTGCAGCGGCCCTGCAGGTCCTTCTGTGAAAGAGCCAAGCGGGGCTGCGAGGGGACGATGGCCAGCTTTGGGGTTTCCTGGCCAAACGACCTGCAGTGCAACGCTTTCCCCGAGCAAATGTGTGTATCG GAAGACAGCCGGCCAGAT ACGCTGGATGCTGAAGGAATTCTCGCCAAGCTGAACGCCGGGGGCTACACCGTTCGTGGCAATA CCCTGACTCTCCAGACAGCCCGTCTCCTGTTGACCCTCATGGAC GCAGACCGGTCTGGAGACCTGAATGTGGTCGAGGTCTTCAAGATGGAGCACTATGCGGCTCTCGTCAGGCGGGAATATGTGGAGAGCTACGAGAGCAGGAACCCGCCCTCCGTCCCTCAAAGCCAAATGAAAAGGGCTTTGTCCGACCACG AATTCGACTTGGACGATGAAACCTTCATAGTTCTGTGGAACGGGATCCGCTCCAGAGACGGGATCGAATACGACGAGTATGTGGCCGTCATGACCAAACTCCTGATCCTCAGAG ATCGTTTCAATACTCATCAGCTGAGGTTACCGTGTGACTGCCAGGTGGCCAGCTTCTCATACAAGCAG TTCATGAATTCAGCCATAATCTGA